From Pedobacter aquae:
CCAATCTTATGAGTGGGTAGAGAAAGCATCAGACCGCGATTACTGGATGAAAGCAGATGAAGCTAAAGAATTTGGAATGATTGATGAGGTGTTAAGCGTAAATTCAAACAAACAATAATGAGTAAAAATCAAAAAGATATCAAATGCTCTTTCTGTGGCGCTGGTAAGCAAGATTCTTTAATGCTTATTGCCGGATTGGATGCGCACATTTGCGATAAATGTGTAGCACAGGCTAATGATATTCTGGCAGAAGAATTTGCCTTAAGGAAAGGTAAAAATGCACATGCCACGCTTACTTTATTAAAACCACAAGAAATAAAAAACCATATAGACCAATATGTAATAGGGCAAGATAGCGCTAAAAAAGTATTGGCCGTTGCGGTTTATAACCATTACAAAAGGCTAAACCAAAAGATTGGTAAAGATGAAATAGAGATTGAAAAATCAAACATCATGATGGTAGGCGAAACAGGTACAGGTAAAACCTTATTAGCTAAAACCATCGCCAAAATTTTAAATGTACCTTTTTGTATTTGTGATGCTACTGTTTTAACCGAAGCAGGTTATGTTGGTGAAGATGTGGAAAGTATATTAACCCGTTTATTGCAAGCGGCAGATTATGATGTAGCTGCGGCAGAAAGAGGTATTGTATATATTGATGAGGTAGATAAAGTAGCTCGTAAAAGTGATAATCCATCTATCACTAGAGATGTTTCTGGCGAGGGTGTACAACAAGCCCTATTAAAAATACTTGAAGGTACTATTGTAAACGTACCTCCACAAGGCGGACGTAAGCATCCAGATCAAAAAATGATTCCTGTAAATACCAATAACATCTTATTTATTTGCGGAGGCGCTTTTGATGGTATTGAAAAGAAAATAGCTAACCGTTTAAGAACACAAACAGTAGGTTATAAAATTAAAGCTGAAGATGGTGAGGTAGATTTAGAAAATCTGTATAAATACATTACGCCGCAAGATTTAAAATCTTTCGGGATGATACCAGAGTTAATTGGTCGTGTACCTGTATTAACTTACCTCAATCCTTTAGATAGAGAAACTTTATTAAACATCTTAACAGAGCCTAAAAATTCATTAGTTAAGCAGTATAAGAAGCTGTTTGAGTATGAAGATATCAGTTTAGAGTTCACTAAAGATGTTTGTGAATTTATTGTAGATAAAGCCCTAGAGTTTAAACTAGGAGCTCGCGGTTTAAGGTCTATTTGTGAAGCCATCATGATAGATGCGATGTTTGAGATACCATCGCAGAAGCAGAAGTCTAAAACTTTGCTGATAGATATTGATTATGCCCGGGAGAAATTCGAAAAATCAGATCTCAAAAAATTAAAAGTTGCATAAATGAAACGCCCCGGATATAAATGACGGGGCGTTTTTGTTATCAACCATGGTTATACTTAAATAAGAAATTTATGAATGAAGAGAAAGACGTAAAAAAGAAGACGGTAAAAGTACCTAAAAATGAAGTTAACAGTCCGGTAAAAGTTGGATTGAAATCTAAAGATGATATTGTAAAAAACTGGTTGCCACGCTATACAGGAAGAGCATTAGATGAATTTGGAGATTATATCATTTTAACCAATTTCTCTAAATATGTGCAGCTATTTTCAGAATGGCATAATGGAGCGCCTATTTTTGGTTTAGATAAACCTATGCAAAGCGTCACCGCTGATGGTATTACCATCATCAATTTCGGTATGGGCAGTGCATTAGCAGCTACCATGATGGATTTGTTAACAGCCATTAAACCTAAAGCCGTAGTTTTCTTAGGGAAATGCGGAGGATTAAAAAAGAAAAATCAAATTGGTGATTTAATACTCCCCATTGCAGCAATAAGAGGCGAGGGAACTTCTAATGATTATTTACCAGCAGAAGTACCGGCTTTACCTGCCTTCGCTTTACAAAAAGCTATATCAACTACCATAAGAGATCACTCAAGGGATTATTGGACAGGTACAGTTTATACCACCAACAGAAGAGTTTGGGAGCATGACAGGGAGTTTAAAAAATACCTTAAAAGCTTAAGGGCTATGGCTATAGATATGGAAACAGCAACTGTTTTTACAACAGGCTTTGCCAATAAAATTCCAACAGGTGCTATTTTGCTGGTATCAGACCAACCCATGATACCTGAGGGTGTTAAAACCGCAGAAGCAGATGCCTCACAAACTGCCGCCAAACATGTAGAATCTCATTTAAAAATAGGTATAGATTCTTTAAAACAACTAAGTAATAACGGTTTAACTGTGAAGCATTTGAAGTTTTAAAGATTAAGGACATAACGATTTAAGGGAAACCCGTAAAAAACATGTTTTTTACGGGTTTTTGCGTTTTTTTTAAAAATATATTTATAAATATTTGCGTTTTTATGCAATAATTAGCATATTTATAAATAAACACCTGTAAAAGTCAGTATAATAACGCAAAACTAATGTTTCACTTAAATTAAATTGGTATGAAAAAAAGCCTACTTACGTTTCTTATTGGGCTTCTCTTTATGACGCAAAACATATTTGCTCAGGAGAGAACAATATCTGGAACGGTTACATCTTCAGAGGATAACTTAACTCTGCCAGGTGTTGCTGTTCAGGTTAAAAGCTCGGGGCAAGGAACACAAACAAATGCAGATGGAAAATTTACATTAAGAGTAAAAGCCAACGATGTGTTGGTTATTTCTTATTTAGGTTATGTAAGCCAAGAAATCGTTATCAACAACCAAGTAAGTATCAATATTAGTTTAAAGCAAGATAATAAGGCTTTAAGCGAAGTGGTAGTTACTGCTTTAGGCGTAAAGCAAAACAAAAGGTCTTTGGGGTATTCTGTACAAGAAATTAGTAGTCAGGATTTAACGTCTACCAATCAAGCAAACCCACTAAACGCTTTAAAAGGTAAATTGGTTGGTGTGCAGATAACCGGTTCTGGTGGTGCTGCTGGTGCAGGTACAAGGGTACAGGTAAGAGGTATAAACTCTTTAAGTCCATCAGCAGATAATCAGCCTTTGTTTGTGATTGACGGTATTCCTGTTTCTAATGCTACAGATAATTTTGGGGCAGATAATTTTCAAACTCCTAATCGTATGGCCGATATTAATCCGGATGATATTGAGTCGATGACGATATTGAAGGGGCCGGCTGCATCTGTTCTTTATGGATTAAGAGCTGCAAATGGTGCAATTGTTATCACTACTAAATCTGGTAAAAGCGGGCGTACAGAAATAAGCTATAGAACTTCTTATAGTTTTGACGATGTTGCAAACACGCCACCTATTCAGACAAAATATGGTAATGGTAATAATGGTGCTTTAGCGAGTACAGTTAATACTTGGGGACCTCCAATAGCAGAGGGGACACCTGTTTACAATCCTTATGATTTATTCTTTAAAACAGGGCATCAATTACAAAATTCACTTACCTTAAGTGGTGGAAATGATAAGGCTAATTATTATACTTCGTTTTCAAATTTTGATCAAACTGGGGTAACTCCAAATTCAGAATACGGCAGAACATCAGTAAAAATGGCTGGCACTTACAGAGCATCTAATAAACTGAAATTTGATGCCTCTGCAAATTATATCAATTCTGGCGGAACTAATCCAAGAACTGGTATAAGTTCTGGAGCTATATTTTACTTAATGCGTCATACCAATACCGTTAATCCGGCTGATTATTTAAATCCTGATGGCTCGCAAAAAGTTTTTAATAGTGCTATTGATAATCCTTTCTATTTTGCCGAGAATTCTTTTTTAACAGATAAAGTCAATAGGATTATCGGGAACACCGGGATTGATTACTCTCCTAATAGTTGGTTAAATTTTAATTATAAAGTTGGGGTAGACCATTACTCTGATTTTAGAAAATCATATAATGAAGTTGGCTTATTGATATCTAGGTTAGGCTCTATGTCTGAACAAAGAATTGGGTATTCAGAAGTTAATTCTAACTTTTTAGCAAGAGCAACAAAGCAAATTAATAAAGATTTATCTGCAACATTTTTGCTTGGACATTCTTTTACAGCAATTAAACGCTCAAGTTTAAATACAAGCGGTTCACAAGCTGTGGTACCAGGTTTAGAAAGTATAAATAATTATGTTGTTTATAATAGCAGTAGCTCAAACCCGCAAAGGAATATTATAGGGGTATTTGGAGATTTAAAATTGGCTTATAAGAATTACTTATTTTTAGATTTAACAGCTAGAAACGATTGGTCTTCTACCTTACCTAAAGATAATCGCTCGTTCTTTTATCCTTCAGCTAGTTTAGCATTTGTATTTACGGACGCTTTAAAGATGAGTGATAATTCCTTTTTATCATTTGGTAAGTTAAGAGCTTCTTATGCTGAAGTAGGTAAAGATGCAGATCCATACCAGATAGGAATATACTATTCAACTTTGCAAGCTTTTAATGGTGTAAGTGGTATCAATAGGAATATTACTTTTGGTTCAGAAGGCTTACGTCCTGAAAGAACAAAAGGTTTAGAATTTGGTACCGAGTTAAGATTTTTTAAAGATAAAATAACCTTAGACGCCAATTACGCTATAACCAATAGTGTTGACCAAATTGTGCCTGTACCAGTAAGTTATGCATCTGGATTTGATTTATATGTAACCAATGCTGGGGAGATAAGAAATAATTCTTTAGAGTTATTAGTGAGTGCAAATTTAGTAGCTACAAAAGATTTTAAATGGTCATTAAATGCAAATTGGTCTAGAACAAGAGGTCGCGTTTTATCAATGCCAGAAGGTGTAAACGAAATCACTTTTAATCCTGAGAGCCCTTGGAATAAACAAATCATTAAAACAGGAGGAAGACCAGGAGATTGGTATGGTTGGCCATATATGAGAGTTAAAGATGACCCTACCGGAGAAAATAATGGTAAATTATTAATAGGGGCTAATGGCTTTCCTATTGTGCCTCAGCCTTTATCGGAAAACTATTTAATAGGTAATGCTTTTCCAGATTGGATAGGCGGCTTAGGCTCTTCTTTTAGCTATAAAAATTTTGATTTTTCTTTCTTGTTTAATTTTAGAAAAGGAGGTTTTGTAAACGATATTTCTAAATGGCAGAGGTACATAACAGGTATAGGTGCAGAAACAGATATCAGAAATACAGTTGTAGTTTTTAATGGTGTTAAAAATGTTGGAACAGTTACGGCACCACAATATGTAACTAATGATACACAAGTAACCATAGATCAAAATTTTTATAACAATGCTTTCCAGTACAGGTTGGCGCCAGAAAATAATGGTTTTCAAGATGGTTCTTGGATAAGATTGCAAAATGTGTCCTTAGGATATCGTTTACCAAAGTCAGTTTTGCCAAATTCAGGCTTTGTTAAATCGGCGTCTTTATCAGTTACGGCTAATAACTTATGGGTCACCACACCGTTTGTCGGTTTTGATCCAGAGTCTAGTACATACGGTGCGGCATCAAATGCTGTGGGTTATGTAGGTACAGGAATTCCAACAACTAGAAATATTTATTTAGGATTAAATGTTACATTCTAACTTCAGACACATGAAAAGTAATAAAATAAAAATATTGTTTTCTGCCATTTTTGGAGCACTTTTCTTAAGTGCTTGTGAAAAACAACTCGATATTAATAGAGATCCGGATAGGTTAACCAGCGAGCAAGTAACAGAAGCAGGATTGTTACCATCGGGTATACAATATACTGCAACTTCATTCTGGAATGCTGGGCAGTATGGTAATTATTATGTCCATTACCTTGCCGGAAACGCTAATCAGGCAGCAAATATAGATTCATACAATCCGTATGGTTTTGATAATATATGGGAATCAGCTTATTTAAGAGCGATACCAACACTTAGAGATTTAATTTCAAGAGCAGAACGTAATAATCTTCCACATTATGCTGGAATAGGCAAGCTATTAATTGCACTTAATTTAATGCAAAGCACCGATATTTGGGGCGATATACCTTACTCAGAAGCTTTTAATCCAACGGTAACCTTAAGCCCTAAATATGATAGTCAAGAAGATATCTATTATAATACTTTAAAAGGTTTATTAGATGCGGCTATAGCCGATTTATCTCAGCCAGCTCCAACCATTGCTACTTCAAGAGTAGGAACTACTGATTTAGTTTATAAAGGTGATATAGCTAAATGGTTAAGAGCAGCTTATACAGCAAGAGGTAGGTATTATTTACATTTATCTAAGAAAAATGTTGCCAATAATGCTTTAGCTGTTGCCGATATAGATAGAGGATTTTCAGATAATACAGGCGCTTCAGACTTACAACTCTTTTATTCTACAGAGCGCAATAGCCCCTGGTATACTGCTCTTTCTGTGGCAACTCCTGCTGCCAGATATGCAAGACCTTCTAAATATTTTGTTGACCTTCTTAATGGAAATTTATCTGGTGTTTATCCTGGTTTATTTGATCCAAGATTACCTTTATTGGTTGATAACGGTGGCGCTGCAACCTACATAGGCAGGCCTGTTGGTACACAGGATAATGAGCAAGGTGCTAACTTAGCAAATACTGATATTACAGTAAATACTTTTTATGGCAAAACAACATCAGCAGTACCAATTTTAACTTATACTGAAGGGCAATTTATTAAAGCCGAAGCCTTGTTTAACACAGATAAGTCTGCTGCTTACACAGCTTATTTAAATGGGATAAGAAGCAGTATGCAAAAATTTGGTGTAAGTACAGCAAATATTGATTTATATGTGAATAATCCTTTAATTTCTAAAGGTTTTGTAGCATTAACACTTTCTGATATCATGTTACAAAAGTATATAGCTTTGTTCTTGCAGCTAGAAACCTGGACAGATATGAGAAGATACCAGTACGATACTTCAATTTATAGAGGTTTAAATAAACCTTTCAGAAATTTACTGGAAACACAATGGATACAAAGAGGTAATTATCCTGATAACGAGCCAGGAAGGAATCCTAACGTTCCTAAGGTGGCAAATCAAGCAGTTAAATTATGGTTGTTTCAATAAAATATAAAATCATGAAATTATATAAGTTTAAATATTTAATGATACTTTTTGCATTACCTCTATGCTTTACTGCATGTGAGAAAGATGCAGACCAATGGTTAAAAGATAACACTACCATTATTGGAAAGTTGCCTGTTATAACAAGTCTTAGGATAACGCCTACACAAGCTAATAATAATGTAACTGCTGGCCAAAATGTAAGGTTAGACTTAAGATTCTGGTCTGATGACCCTATAGACAAAATTGAGCTAAAAGCTGCGGTAGGTACCAATCCAAGTCAGGTTGTTTCTACCACGCTTTATCAAAAGGCATATTCAAATATTTCTAAAACTGATTCCTTATTACTTAATTATACTGTTCCTAATGTTAGTGCAGGTACAGATATTAATATGGAAGTAGTAGTGGTTAATAAAAATACGTTAACCAAAAATTCTACTTTAAAGCTTACGGTTAGGTAAATTCATAGAAGCCGGGTATGTATTAAATTATATCCGGTTTTTTTTAGTATTAAAAATTGCGCTTTTTTGCAATATTATTTTAAATAATGCATATTTCAACAAATCCAGATGAAATATTTTTTAGTTATTCTACTATTTTTAGGGATATTTAAGACTTACGCCCAACCCTTCAAATTTGCTCATGTTACAGATACCCATATTGGTAATGTGACAGGTGCTGATGATTTACGTAGAACTGTTAAGGATATCAACCTTAATCCTGAACTTAAATTTGTTATCGTATCAGGCGATGTTACCGAGTTTGGCTCTGATGAAGAGCTAAAATTGGCTAAACAAATTTTAGATAGCTTAAATAAACCTTATTATGTAACTCCGGGTAACCATGATACCAATTGGTCTGAAAGTGGCGGAAATTCATTTCTAACCACGTTTAAATCGGGTACTTTTACGTTCACCTATAACAGATTTAGGTTTGTGGGCACTGGTTCTGGTCCCTATATGAGAATGGGGCCTGGTCAAATCCCTAGAGAGGACATTGTTTGGTTAGACTCTGTTTTAAATACCGTAAAAGGGAGAGAACCTGTCATCTACATCAATCATTATCCGCAAGATTCTTCTTTAAACAATTGGTATAGCGCTATTGATATTTTAAAGCAAAAGAATATCCAGTTGATGTTATGCGGGCATGGGCATCAAAATAAAAAGTACGAGTTTGAAGGTATTCCAAACGTCATGGGGCGTTCTAATTTAAGAGCTAAAGATTCTGTTGGAGGTTATAACATCATCGCTATAGCCAATAACGAAGCTACTTTTACCACCAAAAAGCCTTTAACAGCTATAGAAG
This genomic window contains:
- the clpX gene encoding ATP-dependent Clp protease ATP-binding subunit ClpX — translated: MSKNQKDIKCSFCGAGKQDSLMLIAGLDAHICDKCVAQANDILAEEFALRKGKNAHATLTLLKPQEIKNHIDQYVIGQDSAKKVLAVAVYNHYKRLNQKIGKDEIEIEKSNIMMVGETGTGKTLLAKTIAKILNVPFCICDATVLTEAGYVGEDVESILTRLLQAADYDVAAAERGIVYIDEVDKVARKSDNPSITRDVSGEGVQQALLKILEGTIVNVPPQGGRKHPDQKMIPVNTNNILFICGGAFDGIEKKIANRLRTQTVGYKIKAEDGEVDLENLYKYITPQDLKSFGMIPELIGRVPVLTYLNPLDRETLLNILTEPKNSLVKQYKKLFEYEDISLEFTKDVCEFIVDKALEFKLGARGLRSICEAIMIDAMFEIPSQKQKSKTLLIDIDYAREKFEKSDLKKLKVA
- a CDS encoding AMP nucleosidase, whose product is MNEEKDVKKKTVKVPKNEVNSPVKVGLKSKDDIVKNWLPRYTGRALDEFGDYIILTNFSKYVQLFSEWHNGAPIFGLDKPMQSVTADGITIINFGMGSALAATMMDLLTAIKPKAVVFLGKCGGLKKKNQIGDLILPIAAIRGEGTSNDYLPAEVPALPAFALQKAISTTIRDHSRDYWTGTVYTTNRRVWEHDREFKKYLKSLRAMAIDMETATVFTTGFANKIPTGAILLVSDQPMIPEGVKTAEADASQTAAKHVESHLKIGIDSLKQLSNNGLTVKHLKF
- a CDS encoding SusC/RagA family TonB-linked outer membrane protein: MKKSLLTFLIGLLFMTQNIFAQERTISGTVTSSEDNLTLPGVAVQVKSSGQGTQTNADGKFTLRVKANDVLVISYLGYVSQEIVINNQVSINISLKQDNKALSEVVVTALGVKQNKRSLGYSVQEISSQDLTSTNQANPLNALKGKLVGVQITGSGGAAGAGTRVQVRGINSLSPSADNQPLFVIDGIPVSNATDNFGADNFQTPNRMADINPDDIESMTILKGPAASVLYGLRAANGAIVITTKSGKSGRTEISYRTSYSFDDVANTPPIQTKYGNGNNGALASTVNTWGPPIAEGTPVYNPYDLFFKTGHQLQNSLTLSGGNDKANYYTSFSNFDQTGVTPNSEYGRTSVKMAGTYRASNKLKFDASANYINSGGTNPRTGISSGAIFYLMRHTNTVNPADYLNPDGSQKVFNSAIDNPFYFAENSFLTDKVNRIIGNTGIDYSPNSWLNFNYKVGVDHYSDFRKSYNEVGLLISRLGSMSEQRIGYSEVNSNFLARATKQINKDLSATFLLGHSFTAIKRSSLNTSGSQAVVPGLESINNYVVYNSSSSNPQRNIIGVFGDLKLAYKNYLFLDLTARNDWSSTLPKDNRSFFYPSASLAFVFTDALKMSDNSFLSFGKLRASYAEVGKDADPYQIGIYYSTLQAFNGVSGINRNITFGSEGLRPERTKGLEFGTELRFFKDKITLDANYAITNSVDQIVPVPVSYASGFDLYVTNAGEIRNNSLELLVSANLVATKDFKWSLNANWSRTRGRVLSMPEGVNEITFNPESPWNKQIIKTGGRPGDWYGWPYMRVKDDPTGENNGKLLIGANGFPIVPQPLSENYLIGNAFPDWIGGLGSSFSYKNFDFSFLFNFRKGGFVNDISKWQRYITGIGAETDIRNTVVVFNGVKNVGTVTAPQYVTNDTQVTIDQNFYNNAFQYRLAPENNGFQDGSWIRLQNVSLGYRLPKSVLPNSGFVKSASLSVTANNLWVTTPFVGFDPESSTYGAASNAVGYVGTGIPTTRNIYLGLNVTF
- a CDS encoding SusD/RagB family nutrient-binding outer membrane lipoprotein — encoded protein: MKSNKIKILFSAIFGALFLSACEKQLDINRDPDRLTSEQVTEAGLLPSGIQYTATSFWNAGQYGNYYVHYLAGNANQAANIDSYNPYGFDNIWESAYLRAIPTLRDLISRAERNNLPHYAGIGKLLIALNLMQSTDIWGDIPYSEAFNPTVTLSPKYDSQEDIYYNTLKGLLDAAIADLSQPAPTIATSRVGTTDLVYKGDIAKWLRAAYTARGRYYLHLSKKNVANNALAVADIDRGFSDNTGASDLQLFYSTERNSPWYTALSVATPAARYARPSKYFVDLLNGNLSGVYPGLFDPRLPLLVDNGGAATYIGRPVGTQDNEQGANLANTDITVNTFYGKTTSAVPILTYTEGQFIKAEALFNTDKSAAYTAYLNGIRSSMQKFGVSTANIDLYVNNPLISKGFVALTLSDIMLQKYIALFLQLETWTDMRRYQYDTSIYRGLNKPFRNLLETQWIQRGNYPDNEPGRNPNVPKVANQAVKLWLFQ